In one window of Pseudomonas putida DNA:
- a CDS encoding acetyl-CoA C-acetyltransferase has protein sequence MHSPRRVAILGGNRIPFARSNGAYATASNQAMLTATLEGLVERYRLHGQRLGEVVAGAVLKHSRDMNLTRECVLGSRLSPQTPAYDIQQACGTGLEAALLVANKIALGQIDSGIAGGVDTTSDAPIAINEGLRRVLLQANRGKQLSERLKPFLKVRPSFLKPEFPRNGEPRTGLSMGEHCERMAQTWQIGRAEQDELALLSHRHLAASYTEGWHDDLLTPYLGLTRDNNLRPDLTPEQLTKLRPVFDKGAQGTLTAGNSTPLTDGASLVLLSSEAWAEARGLPVLAYLVDGETAAVDFVKGQEGLLMAPVHAVPRLLARNGLSLQDFDYYEIHEAFAAQVLCTLKAWEDERYCRETLGLEGALGSIDRSKLNVKGSSLAAGHPFAATGGRILANMAKLLATAGKGRGLISICAASGQGVTAIVER, from the coding sequence TGCATTCACCTCGACGGGTCGCGATCCTGGGGGGCAACCGTATTCCCTTCGCCCGCTCCAATGGCGCCTACGCCACTGCCAGCAACCAGGCGATGCTGACTGCCACTCTCGAAGGCCTGGTGGAGCGTTACCGCCTGCATGGCCAGCGCCTGGGCGAGGTGGTGGCGGGGGCGGTGCTCAAGCATTCGCGGGACATGAACCTGACCCGCGAGTGTGTGCTCGGTTCACGCCTGTCGCCGCAAACCCCTGCCTACGATATCCAGCAAGCCTGTGGCACGGGCCTTGAGGCGGCGCTGCTGGTGGCCAACAAGATCGCTCTAGGGCAGATCGACAGTGGTATTGCTGGCGGCGTGGATACCACCTCGGACGCGCCGATCGCCATCAATGAAGGGCTGCGCCGAGTCTTGCTGCAGGCGAACCGGGGCAAGCAGTTGAGCGAGCGCCTGAAGCCCTTCCTGAAGGTGCGTCCGAGCTTCCTGAAACCTGAGTTTCCACGCAACGGCGAGCCACGCACTGGGCTGTCGATGGGCGAGCACTGCGAGCGCATGGCGCAGACCTGGCAGATCGGCCGTGCCGAACAGGACGAACTGGCACTGCTCAGTCATCGCCATCTGGCTGCGTCCTACACCGAAGGCTGGCACGACGACCTGCTCACGCCCTACCTCGGCCTGACCCGCGACAATAACCTGCGCCCGGACCTCACCCCTGAGCAGTTGACCAAGCTCAGACCGGTGTTCGACAAGGGCGCTCAAGGCACCCTGACTGCCGGAAACTCCACGCCGCTGACCGATGGCGCCTCGCTGGTGTTGCTTAGCAGCGAGGCCTGGGCCGAGGCGCGCGGGTTGCCCGTACTCGCCTATCTAGTCGATGGCGAGACCGCGGCGGTGGACTTCGTCAAAGGCCAGGAGGGGCTGCTGATGGCGCCGGTTCATGCCGTGCCGCGGCTGCTGGCGCGCAATGGCCTGAGCCTGCAGGACTTCGACTACTACGAAATCCACGAGGCCTTCGCGGCCCAGGTGCTGTGCACGCTCAAGGCCTGGGAGGACGAGCGCTACTGTCGCGAGACACTGGGGCTGGAGGGCGCGCTAGGCTCGATTGATCGCAGCAAACTCAACGTCAAGGGCAGCTCGCTTGCGGCAGGGCACCCGTTCGCCGCCACCGGCGGGCGCATTCTGGCCAACATGGCCAAGCTGCTGGCCACGGCGGGCAAGGGGCGCGGTTTGATCTCGATCTGCGCGGCGAGCGGGCAGGGGGTGACCGCGATCGTCGAGCGTTGA
- a CDS encoding AraC family transcriptional regulator, whose amino-acid sequence MQTLGQISAPRAIPDLEQLPRPLYARAESLGAGSWTTRHRHDWVQFSYAISGVLGVYTSGGSYFAPPQWGVWIPAGLEHEVVTSMQAEMRSLYVRRDACTWAADECRVLEVTPLARELIKQFCQMPASYPEGDSAEARLVAVLLDQLQALPQVGFSLPLPRHAGLLALCNQLIAAPDQAQTLQQWALQLGCSEKTLMRLFQRETGLSFRNWRQRMRLLSSLALLEAGESVTDAALGCGYDSTSAYIAAFKQLFGATPGELRF is encoded by the coding sequence ATGCAGACCCTCGGACAGATTTCCGCCCCCCGCGCCATCCCCGACCTCGAGCAACTGCCCAGGCCACTCTACGCCCGTGCCGAAAGCCTCGGCGCGGGTTCCTGGACCACCCGCCACCGGCACGATTGGGTGCAGTTTTCCTACGCGATCAGCGGTGTGCTGGGGGTCTACACCAGCGGTGGCAGCTACTTCGCGCCACCGCAGTGGGGGGTATGGATCCCGGCCGGTCTCGAACACGAAGTGGTGACCTCGATGCAGGCCGAGATGCGCAGCCTGTATGTGCGTCGCGATGCCTGTACCTGGGCTGCCGACGAATGCCGGGTACTCGAAGTGACTCCGCTGGCGCGGGAGCTGATCAAGCAGTTCTGCCAGATGCCCGCGTCGTATCCCGAAGGCGACAGCGCCGAGGCGCGCCTGGTAGCCGTCTTGCTCGACCAGTTGCAGGCGTTGCCGCAGGTGGGGTTTTCGCTGCCGCTGCCGCGCCATGCCGGGTTGCTCGCACTGTGCAATCAGTTGATTGCCGCGCCAGACCAGGCACAGACCCTGCAGCAATGGGCGCTGCAGTTGGGCTGCTCGGAGAAGACCCTGATGCGCCTGTTCCAGCGCGAAACGGGGCTGAGCTTCCGTAACTGGCGCCAGCGCATGCGGCTGTTGTCATCGCTGGCGTTGCTGGAGGCGGGGGAGAGCGTGACCGATGCAGCACTAGGCTGCGGGTATGACTCGACATCGGCCTATATCGCGGCGTTCAAGCAACTGTTCGGTGCGACGCCTGGGGAGCTTCGTTTCTAG